The proteins below come from a single Enterobacteriaceae bacterium Kacie_13 genomic window:
- a CDS encoding FliI/YscN family ATPase codes for MAPAFPASDELIERYSLPALAGVRKPEWFGRIQEVNSTLINVAMPWARLGELCEILPEGILAEVVSVREEGTYISPFSETHGLRRGQWVRACGHDYRIALSDDMVGSLVDGLGRPLHGQEKQVSERRSLSSAPPDPMSRMLIDEPLPLGIKALDGVLTFAKGQRIGIFAAAGGGKSTLLSMLCDGTTADIIVLALVGERGREVREFVELTLSEEARKRSIIVVATSERPALERLKASWTATTIAEYFRDKGLNVLLLVDSLTRYARAAREVGLASGEPPVAGGYPPSVFASLPRLLERAGPAVKGSISAIYTVLVEGDNMNEPVADEVRSLLDGHIILSRKLAEANHYPAIDVAASVSRVMHMVTDEEHRALAGKLRRMMSLYKEIELLVRVGEYQAGQDAEADEALRRWPRIRQFLCQSTDESIPWGEMLRQLKYAVQG; via the coding sequence ATGGCTCCTGCTTTCCCAGCGTCGGATGAGCTGATTGAACGGTATTCGTTGCCTGCCCTGGCAGGGGTGCGTAAACCGGAATGGTTTGGCCGCATCCAGGAGGTCAACAGCACCCTGATAAACGTGGCCATGCCCTGGGCGAGATTGGGTGAACTGTGCGAAATTTTGCCCGAAGGTATTCTTGCGGAGGTGGTATCCGTAAGGGAAGAAGGAACCTATATCTCACCATTTAGCGAGACTCACGGCTTACGCAGGGGGCAATGGGTGCGGGCCTGTGGGCATGACTACCGCATTGCGCTGAGTGATGACATGGTGGGGTCGTTAGTCGATGGACTCGGTCGCCCTCTGCATGGTCAGGAGAAGCAGGTCAGTGAGAGACGGTCGCTCTCCTCGGCCCCGCCGGATCCGATGAGCCGAATGCTGATCGACGAACCGCTGCCGTTGGGTATTAAAGCGCTGGACGGGGTGCTTACGTTTGCAAAAGGGCAACGTATCGGTATTTTCGCTGCTGCCGGCGGTGGAAAAAGTACGCTTCTAAGTATGTTATGCGACGGCACGACAGCAGACATCATCGTGCTGGCGCTGGTGGGGGAGCGCGGACGTGAAGTGCGCGAGTTTGTCGAACTCACCCTCAGCGAAGAAGCTCGCAAACGTAGCATAATTGTTGTTGCTACGTCCGAACGCCCTGCCCTTGAGCGCCTCAAAGCCAGCTGGACGGCAACCACGATTGCGGAATACTTTCGCGATAAGGGGCTTAACGTCCTTCTGCTGGTCGACTCACTCACCCGTTATGCCCGCGCGGCCCGCGAAGTGGGGCTGGCCAGCGGCGAGCCACCTGTTGCCGGCGGCTATCCACCCAGTGTATTTGCAAGCCTCCCCCGGTTGCTTGAACGGGCCGGGCCAGCGGTTAAAGGCAGCATCTCTGCAATTTATACCGTGCTGGTCGAAGGCGATAACATGAATGAACCGGTTGCAGACGAAGTCCGTTCCCTGCTGGACGGTCACATTATTCTGTCGCGCAAACTCGCAGAGGCAAATCACTATCCGGCCATTGATGTTGCCGCCAGCGTTAGCCGCGTGATGCATATGGTCACTGACGAAGAGCACCGTGCTCTGGCGGGAAAATTACGCCGAATGATGAGCCTGTATAAAGAAATTGAGCTTCTGGTTCGCGTTGGCGAATACCAGGCCGGACAGGATGCAGAGGCCGACGAGGCACTTCGGCGATGGCCGCGCATACGGCAGTTCCTGTGCCAGTCGACTGACGAAAGCATTCCCTGGGGCGAGATGCTCCGACAGCTGAAATATGCGGTTCAGGGGTAG